The following proteins come from a genomic window of Companilactobacillus pabuli:
- the rpmA gene encoding 50S ribosomal protein L27, giving the protein MLKMNLQFFSHHKGGGSTSNGRDSAGRRLGAKRADGQAITAGSIIYRQRGTKIHPGANVGRGGDDTLFALTDGVVKYERLGKDRRKVSVY; this is encoded by the coding sequence ATGCTTAAGATGAATTTACAATTTTTCTCTCACCACAAGGGTGGTGGATCAACAAGTAACGGCCGTGACTCTGCTGGTCGTAGACTAGGTGCTAAGCGTGCTGATGGCCAAGCTATCACAGCTGGCTCAATTATTTACAGACAACGTGGTACAAAGATTCACCCAGGTGCTAATGTTGGTCGCGGTGGCGATGACACATTGTTCGCACTTACAGATGGCGTTGTTAAGTACGAAAGACTTGGCAAAGACAGAAGAAAAGTTTCAGTATATTAA
- the efp gene encoding elongation factor P — translation MSISVNDFKNGLTIEVKDGIWRVVEFQHVKPGKGSAFVRSKLKNLRTGAVQEMTFRSTAKVEKANIENKKMQYLYADGDNYVFMDTTTYEQLSLPGDEIRDELKYLKENMEVSVIMYGGETLGVELPNTVDLKVVETEASIKGDTQSGGSKPATMETGVVVQVPFFVNEGDMLTINTQDGTYISRA, via the coding sequence ATGTCAATTTCAGTAAATGATTTTAAAAACGGTTTAACAATTGAAGTAAAAGATGGTATCTGGCGTGTTGTTGAATTTCAACATGTTAAGCCAGGTAAGGGTAGTGCTTTCGTACGTTCAAAGTTAAAGAACTTGAGAACTGGTGCTGTTCAAGAAATGACTTTCAGATCAACTGCTAAAGTTGAAAAAGCTAATATCGAGAACAAGAAGATGCAATATCTTTACGCTGATGGTGATAACTACGTGTTCATGGATACAACAACTTATGAACAACTATCACTTCCAGGCGATGAAATTAGAGACGAATTGAAGTATTTGAAAGAAAATATGGAAGTCAGTGTCATAATGTATGGTGGCGAAACACTTGGTGTTGAATTACCTAATACAGTTGATCTAAAGGTTGTTGAAACAGAAGCTTCAATCAAGGGTGATACACAATCAGGTGGTTCAAAACCAGCTACAATGGAAACAGGTGTTGTTGTGCAAGTACCATTCTTCGTTAACGAAGGCGATATGCTAACAATTAACACACAAGACGGTACTTACATTTCACGTGCCTAA
- a CDS encoding bifunctional 5,10-methylenetetrahydrofolate dehydrogenase/5,10-methenyltetrahydrofolate cyclohydrolase: protein MKLLEGKKVAQALDETMTKRVEELKKKGVTPGLAVILVGDNSASAVYVRNKKRRAEKLGIDFQLIHFDATVTEDELLKKIDELNHDENVDGFIVQLPVPDHIDEDKVIEAIDPRKDVDGFTPISVGNLWIGTPLTKPATASGILMMLDHYNVDLDGKNVVIVGRSNIVGKPTAALMLDRNATVTITHSHTKNLKEITSKADVLVVAIGKAKFITKEYVKDQAIVVDVGMDRDENGKLCGDVDFDDVKQKAAMMTPVPGGVGPMTITALVDQVIELAEGRANG, encoded by the coding sequence ATGAAATTATTAGAGGGTAAAAAAGTAGCACAAGCTTTGGATGAAACAATGACTAAGCGAGTTGAAGAATTAAAGAAAAAGGGCGTAACTCCTGGATTGGCCGTTATTTTGGTCGGTGACAATTCAGCCAGTGCCGTTTACGTTCGCAACAAGAAACGTCGTGCCGAAAAACTGGGAATTGACTTTCAATTGATTCATTTTGATGCCACTGTAACTGAAGATGAACTTTTGAAGAAAATCGATGAATTGAATCATGATGAAAATGTTGATGGTTTTATCGTTCAATTGCCAGTTCCTGATCATATCGATGAGGACAAAGTTATTGAAGCTATTGATCCAAGAAAAGACGTTGATGGTTTTACTCCTATTAGCGTTGGTAATCTTTGGATTGGGACACCTTTAACTAAACCGGCAACTGCTTCAGGAATTTTAATGATGCTTGACCATTACAACGTTGATTTAGATGGTAAAAACGTCGTTATCGTTGGTCGTAGCAATATCGTTGGAAAACCAACAGCTGCTTTAATGTTGGATCGTAATGCCACTGTAACGATCACACATTCACATACTAAGAACTTAAAAGAAATAACAAGTAAGGCTGATGTGCTAGTTGTAGCCATTGGAAAGGCCAAATTTATCACTAAAGAATACGTCAAAGACCAAGCAATCGTCGTTGACGTTGGTATGGATCGTGATGAAAATGGCAAGCTTTGTGGGGATGTCGATTTTGATGACGTTAAACAAAAGGCTGCTATGATGACTCCCGTTCCTGGTGGTGTTGGTCCAATGACAATCACGGCCTTAGTAGACCAAGTGATTGAATTAGCCGAAGGCAGGGCAAATGGATAA
- a CDS encoding exodeoxyribonuclease VII small subunit: protein MAEEKKTFEENLADLEEIVKNLETGNVPLEEAMEKFKKGVTLSKELEKTLSEAEETVTKIMTKDGQEVNMKNDQSKDE, encoded by the coding sequence ATGGCTGAAGAAAAGAAAACATTTGAAGAAAATTTGGCAGATTTAGAAGAAATCGTCAAAAACCTTGAAACTGGGAATGTTCCATTGGAAGAAGCCATGGAAAAATTCAAAAAGGGTGTTACCTTGAGTAAGGAACTCGAAAAGACCCTCAGTGAAGCCGAAGAAACGGTTACTAAGATCATGACTAAAGACGGTCAAGAAGTTAATATGAAAAATGATCAAAGTAAGGACGAATAG
- a CDS encoding ribosomal-processing cysteine protease Prp, translating into MIKASFHQNSDKQIDSFLIKGHADSGPYGQDLVCAAVSAVTIGTINNLEKLTGAKPQVVMDEVNGGHLGCQFDEAISHDTALLLDNLFWTLKDVEGSYAKNIEVSVQKNKIDLD; encoded by the coding sequence ATGATTAAAGCTAGTTTTCACCAGAATTCAGATAAACAGATCGATTCCTTTTTAATTAAGGGACATGCTGATTCAGGACCTTATGGTCAAGATTTAGTTTGTGCTGCTGTTTCGGCAGTTACGATCGGTACGATCAACAATCTGGAAAAACTCACTGGGGCTAAGCCTCAAGTGGTCATGGATGAGGTAAATGGCGGCCATCTAGGTTGTCAATTTGACGAAGCAATATCACACGATACTGCCTTGTTATTGGATAATTTGTTTTGGACTCTTAAAGATGTCGAAGGAAGTTATGCCAAAAACATTGAAGTTTCAGTACAAAAAAATAAAATAGATCTTGATTAG
- a CDS encoding TlyA family RNA methyltransferase, which translates to MAKKRIDVLLVEQNLFESREQAKRSIMAGEVYNQDNLRFDKPGEKVDPETVFHLAKNAHSKYVSRGGYKLEKALKSFDIDLSDRICLDIGSSTGGFTDVALQNGATKVYALDVGYNQLAWKLRKDERVVVMERVNFRYSKPEDFHEGLPQFAMTDVSFISLELILPPMFNIILPGADAVCLIKPQFEAGPENVGKHGIVRDHKVHQMVLEKITNFAKNAGFIVSGLDFSPIKGGEGNIEFLMHIQKPKEPQDGEILNTVSIEKTMEAAYSNLNK; encoded by the coding sequence TTGGCAAAAAAAAGAATTGATGTTTTATTAGTTGAACAAAATTTATTTGAATCTCGTGAACAAGCTAAACGCTCAATTATGGCTGGTGAAGTTTATAATCAGGATAATTTGCGTTTTGATAAACCGGGCGAAAAAGTTGATCCAGAGACAGTCTTTCATTTAGCTAAAAATGCTCATTCCAAGTACGTTAGTCGTGGTGGCTACAAGTTAGAAAAGGCCTTGAAGTCATTTGATATTGATTTATCTGACCGTATTTGTTTGGATATTGGTTCGTCAACCGGTGGTTTTACCGATGTGGCTTTGCAAAATGGTGCTACTAAAGTCTATGCTTTGGACGTTGGTTACAACCAATTAGCTTGGAAACTACGTAAAGATGAACGTGTTGTCGTTATGGAACGAGTTAATTTCCGTTATAGCAAACCAGAAGATTTTCACGAAGGTTTACCACAATTTGCGATGACTGATGTTTCATTTATTTCTTTGGAATTAATTTTGCCACCAATGTTCAATATTATTTTGCCTGGTGCTGATGCAGTTTGCTTGATTAAGCCTCAATTTGAAGCTGGTCCAGAAAATGTTGGTAAGCATGGTATCGTTAGAGATCATAAAGTTCATCAAATGGTACTTGAAAAGATCACTAACTTCGCTAAAAATGCTGGTTTTATCGTTTCCGGATTGGACTTTTCACCAATCAAAGGTGGCGAAGGCAATATTGAATTTTTGATGCACATTCAAAAGCCTAAAGAGCCACAAGATGGTGAAATCTTGAATACCGTGTCAATAGAAAAGACCATGGAAGCCGCATACTCAAATCTAAATAAATAG
- the rplU gene encoding 50S ribosomal protein L21, translating into MYAIIKTGGKQYKVEENSSIYVEKLDVKEGDAVTFDDVILVSDGKSVKVGSPVVEGASVSGKVEKQGKEKKVVTYKYKPKKHSHTKTGHRQPYTKVLIDSIKA; encoded by the coding sequence ATGTACGCAATTATTAAAACTGGTGGTAAGCAATATAAAGTTGAAGAAAACTCTTCAATTTATGTTGAAAAGCTTGATGTCAAAGAAGGAGACGCAGTTACATTTGATGATGTAATCTTAGTTTCTGATGGCAAGTCTGTTAAAGTTGGTAGCCCTGTAGTTGAAGGCGCTAGTGTTTCTGGTAAGGTTGAAAAACAAGGTAAGGAAAAGAAAGTTGTTACTTACAAGTACAAACCTAAGAAGCATTCACATACAAAGACAGGTCACCGTCAACCATATACAAAGGTACTTATCGATAGTATCAAGGCTTAA
- a CDS encoding carboxylesterase family protein, which produces MKKIMKTTTGTYHGIVDHQHLDFLGVPFGYGRRFKRAEEFSMSKFGPNEINKIHYAVHHGVQPMQKDALNQNSKINFGENCLNLDICTPDVEGKYPIVIEFYGGGFLRGGNYTKQMSWLDHQSVVHVVPNYRLGLFGWSKVEGGDTNVGMSDQLMAIQWVLDNAASFGGDVKNVTLVGISAGAKSISALMASNATVLDRIQKIILFSGGVQTIRDMTTAKKVTDMICQASDIKSTKDLFNLTDDGLQIVQEHLLDQHVATNWFGPVIDDDLISKNWHEKLLQRVKKTQFKTIISAGSNELETYKSMNINHLENDVFPDLFGKNTKVLRAALLNDQYSKNDFVQMLGNAMYTLPARRLAELLTQESDAEVYCNYVKVAKGQHGGILQYLNTPVEELNIDYRKNQQHFLNLLFEFINEGKPYEEDIKYEWPVFDDDRLVLELDPDDLKSVSVISRRIPTELPWQSYLL; this is translated from the coding sequence ATGAAGAAGATTATGAAAACTACCACAGGGACATATCACGGGATTGTTGATCATCAACACCTTGATTTTTTAGGAGTTCCGTTTGGATATGGACGTCGATTTAAGCGAGCTGAAGAATTTTCTATGTCAAAATTTGGACCAAATGAAATTAATAAAATTCATTATGCGGTGCATCACGGTGTTCAACCAATGCAAAAAGATGCACTTAACCAAAATAGTAAAATAAACTTTGGTGAAAATTGTTTGAATCTTGATATTTGTACCCCTGATGTAGAAGGAAAGTACCCGATTGTCATCGAATTTTATGGCGGTGGCTTTTTGCGGGGAGGAAATTATACTAAACAAATGTCGTGGCTGGATCATCAGTCCGTTGTTCACGTTGTACCAAACTATCGATTAGGTTTGTTTGGCTGGAGCAAAGTTGAAGGCGGTGATACTAACGTCGGTATGTCAGATCAATTGATGGCAATTCAATGGGTCTTGGATAATGCTGCTAGTTTTGGTGGTGATGTAAAAAACGTTACCTTGGTTGGTATTTCAGCCGGTGCTAAGTCAATTTCAGCGTTAATGGCTTCTAATGCAACTGTTTTGGATCGAATTCAAAAAATCATCTTATTTTCTGGTGGCGTTCAGACGATTCGTGACATGACTACGGCAAAAAAAGTAACTGATATGATTTGTCAGGCTAGTGACATTAAATCAACGAAAGACTTATTTAATTTAACAGACGATGGTCTTCAAATTGTTCAAGAACATTTACTTGATCAACACGTTGCTACTAATTGGTTTGGTCCAGTGATCGACGATGATTTGATTTCAAAAAACTGGCACGAGAAGTTACTTCAACGAGTAAAGAAGACACAGTTTAAGACAATCATCTCTGCAGGGAGCAATGAATTAGAAACTTATAAATCAATGAACATCAATCATCTAGAAAATGATGTTTTCCCTGATTTATTCGGTAAAAATACGAAGGTCTTAAGAGCTGCCTTGTTAAATGACCAGTATTCAAAAAATGATTTTGTACAAATGCTAGGAAATGCTATGTATACTTTACCAGCTAGAAGATTAGCTGAATTATTGACGCAGGAAAGCGATGCTGAAGTTTATTGCAACTACGTCAAAGTAGCTAAGGGACAACATGGTGGAATTCTTCAGTACTTGAATACACCGGTTGAAGAATTAAATATCGACTATCGTAAGAATCAGCAACATTTCTTAAACCTATTATTCGAATTTATCAATGAAGGTAAGCCTTACGAAGAAGATATTAAGTATGAATGGCCAGTATTCGATGACGATCGATTAGTTCTTGAATTGGATCCAGATGATTTAAAGAGTGTTTCCGTCATTAGTCGTAGAATTCCGACTGAATTACCTTGGCAATCATATCTTTTATAA
- a CDS encoding polyprenyl synthetase family protein codes for MEIKKFSDFCEQVLPDFNQFLNDRLNSEIKQETLKQAMLYSLNAGGKRVRPMLFLAVAYSSGVKLKDLPKYFDIAGAIELVHTYSLIHDDLPEMDDSDYRRGKLSNHKKFGVGPAVLAGDGLLTQAFYWIAKSSLNTDKRMAAVRILSHNAGPMGMVAGQMTDITMEDKVLSESELTTLHKEKTADLMMAAITMGAFCADHELSKNLVLYAQDVGLAFQLKDDLDDCGDGEDADKNTFPNLIGKEATETKLNELVKEAFNAVLKEDKFDKNLLVSFLDYFKE; via the coding sequence ATGGAAATTAAAAAGTTTTCTGATTTTTGCGAGCAAGTTTTGCCAGATTTTAATCAATTCTTAAATGATCGATTGAATTCTGAGATTAAACAAGAAACTTTGAAACAAGCTATGCTTTATTCCCTCAATGCTGGTGGCAAAAGAGTTCGTCCAATGTTGTTTTTAGCTGTCGCTTATTCATCCGGAGTTAAGTTAAAAGACTTACCGAAATACTTCGATATTGCTGGTGCTATCGAATTAGTGCACACTTATTCCTTGATTCACGACGATTTGCCAGAAATGGATGATAGTGATTATCGGCGAGGCAAGTTATCCAATCACAAGAAATTTGGTGTTGGTCCAGCAGTTCTAGCTGGGGATGGTTTGTTGACACAAGCTTTTTATTGGATTGCTAAATCTAGTTTGAATACCGACAAACGAATGGCAGCAGTGAGAATTTTATCGCACAATGCAGGACCTATGGGAATGGTGGCTGGTCAAATGACTGACATTACCATGGAAGATAAAGTGTTGTCCGAAAGTGAATTGACTACCTTGCATAAGGAAAAAACGGCTGACTTAATGATGGCAGCTATTACTATGGGAGCCTTTTGTGCAGATCATGAGTTATCCAAAAACCTAGTTTTGTATGCTCAAGATGTTGGTTTAGCTTTTCAATTGAAAGATGACTTAGATGATTGTGGCGATGGAGAGGATGCAGACAAAAATACTTTTCCAAATCTGATTGGCAAAGAAGCAACTGAAACTAAATTAAATGAATTAGTTAAAGAAGCGTTCAATGCTGTTTTGAAGGAAGACAAATTCGATAAAAACTTACTAGTAAGCTTTTTGGATTATTTTAAAGAATAG
- a CDS encoding Asp23/Gls24 family envelope stress response protein has protein sequence MAEQKYVSLQQDSGKINGNVEISHQVIEILLGIATNQVEGVYEMRGTISSRIDSLFGRINHGKGVDVSFADNQVSADVYVYLEYGVSIPKVSLEIQKSAIEQLEFMTDLDLSEINVHVVGLIAKKETGDIERVTTDKKE, from the coding sequence ATGGCTGAACAAAAATATGTTTCTCTACAACAAGATAGTGGAAAAATAAACGGTAATGTTGAAATATCACATCAAGTTATTGAGATCCTTTTAGGAATTGCTACAAACCAGGTTGAGGGTGTTTACGAAATGCGTGGAACTATTTCAAGCCGAATTGATTCACTCTTTGGTAGAATCAACCATGGTAAGGGAGTTGATGTGTCGTTTGCAGATAATCAAGTGTCTGCTGATGTCTATGTTTATCTAGAATATGGCGTATCGATCCCTAAAGTATCCTTAGAGATCCAAAAATCAGCCATTGAACAACTTGAATTCATGACCGATTTAGACTTAAGTGAAATCAACGTACATGTTGTCGGATTAATCGCTAAGAAAGAAACTGGCGATATCGAACGTGTAACAACAGATAAAAAGGAATAA
- the xseA gene encoding exodeoxyribonuclease VII large subunit has protein sequence MDNEQYLTVTALSQYLKRKFDVDPYLGHVYLMGEISNFRLRPHAHQYFSLKDDKAKISAIMFKSNFEKIKFKPEEGMQVLVQGRISLYEPAGSYQIYVESMEPAGLGALYVAFEQLKKKLSQQGVFDLPKKPIPQFPKRIAVVTSESGAVIHDIMTIVARRFPIVQLVLYPAQVQGDEAAKTIVAQLKRINEDGNFDTIIIGRGGGSIEDLWPFNEEIVAQAIVSSKIPVISSVGHETDTTIADLVADLRAATPTAAAELATPVLSDVLEHLQDLHTRLYSAQNNLINNYKDRVQTLSQNVFLQHPERIYEVYLQKVDSLEDKLRQNLNNSLNRSKTELIQYANRLVRVSPRDQIYSYNNQVNRQYQILINNINKILNKNRNVFNSQVATLDSLSPLKTLSRGFAIPMNQKGRVLTKASDYQVDQTVNLRVKDGNVKLITKEISEDNNG, from the coding sequence ATGGATAATGAGCAATATTTAACAGTTACCGCTTTAAGCCAATATTTGAAGAGAAAATTTGACGTGGACCCTTATTTGGGACACGTCTATTTGATGGGGGAGATTTCTAATTTTCGATTACGTCCCCATGCTCATCAATATTTTTCTTTGAAAGATGATAAAGCTAAGATTTCTGCGATAATGTTTAAGAGCAATTTTGAAAAAATTAAATTTAAACCTGAAGAAGGAATGCAAGTTCTCGTTCAAGGTCGAATTTCTTTGTATGAGCCAGCTGGATCATATCAGATCTACGTCGAATCTATGGAACCCGCTGGATTAGGAGCTTTGTATGTTGCTTTCGAGCAATTGAAGAAAAAGCTTTCTCAACAGGGTGTTTTTGATTTGCCCAAAAAGCCGATTCCTCAGTTCCCAAAACGAATTGCGGTTGTAACCAGTGAATCAGGTGCGGTTATTCATGATATTATGACGATCGTTGCTAGAAGGTTTCCAATCGTGCAATTAGTCTTGTACCCAGCTCAAGTTCAAGGTGATGAAGCTGCCAAGACTATTGTTGCTCAACTAAAAAGAATCAATGAGGACGGTAATTTTGATACGATCATTATCGGTCGTGGTGGTGGATCGATTGAAGATCTTTGGCCATTTAATGAAGAAATCGTTGCTCAAGCTATCGTTTCAAGCAAGATTCCAGTAATTAGTTCGGTTGGTCATGAGACAGATACGACTATTGCCGATCTAGTGGCTGATTTACGTGCTGCTACGCCGACTGCTGCAGCTGAATTAGCAACACCTGTCTTGAGTGATGTCTTAGAACACCTTCAAGACTTGCATACGAGACTTTACAGCGCTCAAAATAATTTGATCAACAACTACAAAGACCGTGTCCAAACTTTGTCTCAGAACGTCTTTTTACAGCATCCAGAGCGAATTTATGAAGTATATTTGCAAAAAGTCGATAGTTTAGAGGATAAATTACGTCAAAACTTGAATAATTCGTTGAATCGTTCCAAAACTGAATTGATTCAGTATGCAAATCGATTAGTCAGAGTTTCGCCGCGTGATCAAATTTATAGTTATAACAATCAAGTTAATCGCCAGTATCAAATTTTGATTAACAATATCAATAAGATCCTTAATAAAAATCGTAATGTATTTAATAGTCAAGTAGCTACTTTAGATTCATTGAGTCCTTTAAAGACTTTGAGTCGTGGATTCGCTATTCCGATGAACCAGAAGGGCAGAGTGTTGACTAAGGCATCTGATTATCAAGTCGATCAAACGGTGAATTTGAGAGTTAAAGATGGTAATGTTAAATTAATAACCAAAGAAATAAGCGAGGATAATAATGGCTGA
- the nusB gene encoding transcription antitermination factor NusB: MISRHKIRELAVQSLFSIETTKDTPEDAIASTMQLCDLTTEAVPDYLTFLVSGTNEHQEELDEKIAKYLKNKWTVQRLSRIDRAILRVGLFEMENSLEVPRKVAIDEAIQMAGDFGDKDSKSFINGILSNFVEG; this comes from the coding sequence GTGATAAGTAGACATAAGATCAGGGAACTCGCAGTTCAATCACTATTTTCCATCGAAACTACTAAAGACACTCCAGAAGACGCTATCGCATCTACCATGCAACTATGCGATTTGACGACTGAAGCAGTGCCAGATTATTTGACATTCTTGGTTTCGGGAACAAATGAACATCAAGAAGAGCTTGATGAAAAAATTGCTAAGTATTTGAAGAATAAATGGACAGTTCAACGCTTGTCCAGAATTGACCGTGCAATTTTACGCGTTGGGTTATTTGAAATGGAAAACAGTTTAGAAGTACCAAGGAAAGTAGCTATTGATGAAGCAATTCAAATGGCTGGTGACTTTGGCGATAAGGACTCAAAGTCCTTCATAAATGGAATTTTATCTAATTTTGTAGAAGGGTAA